The Streptomyces luteogriseus genome includes a window with the following:
- a CDS encoding UDP-N-acetylmuramoyl-L-alanyl-D-glutamate--2,6-diaminopimelate ligase, translating into MTYPGPPRPVQVSATPLAELADQLGASTPESAAEVTGITHDSRAVRPGDLYAALPGARLHGADFVTQAAGLGAAAVLTDPTGAERAAASGLPVLVVDDPRGRMGELAATIYGHPGRDLLQIGITGTSGKTTTAYLVEGGLKTVRSTGLIGTVEMRIGDERIKSERTTPEATDLQALFAVMRERGVDAVAMEVSSHALVLGRVDGCVFDIGVFTNLSPEHMEFHSGMEDYFQAKAQLFTPKRGKLGVVNVDDEYGRRLAKEATVPVVTYSAEGHPDADWRADDVEVGRLDSTFTVLGPKGERISAKSPLPGPFNVANTLAAIVALAVAGLDPQAAADGVAAVPGVPGRLERVDAGQPYLAVVDYAHKTDAVESVLRALRKVTEGRVHIVLGCGGDRDKTKREPMGAAAARLADTATLTSDNPRGEDPLAILATMLQGAASVPAHERGEVQVFEDRAAAIAAAVARAEPGDTVLVAGKGHEQGQDIAGVVRPFDDRQVLREAIQKTQG; encoded by the coding sequence GTGACATACCCCGGGCCGCCCCGGCCGGTGCAGGTCTCCGCCACACCCCTCGCGGAACTCGCCGATCAGCTGGGTGCTTCCACGCCGGAGAGCGCCGCCGAAGTCACGGGCATCACCCACGACTCGCGCGCCGTGCGCCCCGGCGACCTGTACGCCGCCCTGCCGGGGGCCCGGCTGCACGGTGCCGACTTCGTCACCCAGGCGGCGGGCCTCGGCGCCGCCGCGGTGCTGACCGACCCGACCGGCGCCGAGCGCGCCGCCGCCTCCGGACTGCCCGTCCTGGTCGTCGACGACCCGCGCGGGCGGATGGGCGAGCTGGCCGCCACGATCTACGGCCACCCCGGCCGGGACCTGCTCCAGATCGGCATCACCGGCACCTCCGGCAAGACCACCACGGCCTACCTCGTCGAGGGCGGCCTGAAGACGGTCAGGTCCACCGGCCTGATCGGCACGGTCGAGATGCGCATCGGCGACGAGCGCATCAAGTCCGAGCGCACCACCCCCGAAGCCACCGACCTCCAGGCCCTGTTCGCCGTCATGCGCGAGCGCGGGGTCGACGCGGTCGCCATGGAGGTCTCCAGTCACGCCCTGGTCCTCGGCCGGGTCGACGGCTGCGTCTTCGACATCGGCGTCTTCACCAACCTCAGCCCGGAGCACATGGAGTTCCACTCCGGCATGGAGGACTACTTCCAGGCGAAGGCGCAGCTGTTCACCCCGAAACGGGGCAAACTCGGCGTGGTCAACGTCGACGACGAGTACGGCCGCAGGCTGGCCAAGGAGGCCACCGTCCCGGTCGTCACCTACTCCGCCGAGGGCCACCCCGACGCCGACTGGCGCGCCGACGACGTCGAGGTCGGCCGGCTGGACTCGACGTTCACCGTCCTCGGCCCCAAGGGCGAGCGGATCAGCGCCAAGTCGCCGCTGCCCGGGCCCTTCAACGTGGCCAACACCCTCGCCGCGATCGTCGCCCTCGCCGTCGCCGGCCTCGACCCGCAGGCCGCCGCCGACGGCGTCGCCGCCGTCCCCGGTGTCCCGGGACGCCTGGAGCGCGTGGACGCCGGGCAGCCCTACCTCGCGGTCGTCGACTACGCCCACAAGACCGACGCCGTCGAGTCCGTGCTGCGCGCCCTGCGCAAGGTCACCGAGGGCAGGGTGCACATCGTCCTCGGCTGCGGCGGCGACCGGGACAAGACCAAGCGCGAGCCCATGGGCGCCGCGGCGGCCCGGCTCGCCGACACCGCCACCCTGACCTCCGACAACCCCCGTGGCGAGGACCCCCTCGCGATCCTCGCCACGATGCTCCAGGGCGCGGCGTCCGTGCCCGCGCACGAGCGCGGAGAGGTGCAGGTCTTCGAGGACCGGGCCGCCGCGATCGCCGCCGCCGTCGCCCGCGCCGAGCCCGGCGACACCGTGCTGGTCGCCGGCAAGGGCCACGAGCAGGGCCAGGACATCGCCGGGGTGGTCCGCCCCTTCGACGACCGCCAGGTGCTCCGCGAAGCCATCCAGAAGACCCAGGGATGA